In one window of Planctomycetaceae bacterium DNA:
- a CDS encoding tagaturonate epimerase family protein, with translation MLEIGRFSFGVGDRFAHQAGAQLRAFQMLADKGIEVVPVWNKSNREHTFVGSEPQCVFDAAQAAVNALGWNRPWHVDADHINLKTVDRFLPCSDFFTLDVADSIGHPASESDVCAFVDRHPELVGTVTIQGIEQPFTTSRQDVESTAAKYLKAVHDAGAIYRHIAAAKGEENFIAEVSMDETDAPQSPSELLVILAALADQKVRVQTIAPKFTGRFNKGVDYVGNLVQFEKEFSEDLAVIAHAVAQYGLPSNLKLSVHSGSDKFSIYPIIRRCLAATGAGLHLKTAGTTWLEELIGLAEAGGDGLELAKEIYAYALEHVDELCSPYASVIDIDKSKLPTAETVNRWGGSQMASVLRHIPGHPEFNAHVRQLLHVSFKIAARAGSQYTDLLKFNEEIVGQQVTENIFDRHMKPLFLE, from the coding sequence ATGTTGGAGATCGGACGGTTTTCATTTGGTGTCGGTGATCGATTTGCCCATCAGGCCGGCGCCCAATTGCGGGCTTTTCAAATGCTGGCCGATAAGGGCATCGAAGTCGTACCTGTCTGGAATAAATCCAATCGTGAACATACGTTCGTTGGATCTGAACCACAGTGTGTGTTCGATGCTGCTCAGGCTGCGGTCAACGCTCTGGGATGGAATCGCCCATGGCACGTTGACGCCGACCACATTAATCTGAAAACAGTCGATCGCTTTCTTCCGTGTTCAGACTTCTTCACGCTGGATGTTGCCGATTCCATTGGTCACCCCGCTTCAGAATCAGACGTCTGTGCATTCGTCGATCGGCACCCGGAACTGGTTGGAACCGTCACGATTCAGGGAATTGAACAACCTTTCACCACATCAAGACAGGACGTTGAAAGTACGGCAGCGAAGTACCTGAAGGCGGTTCATGATGCCGGTGCCATCTACCGACACATTGCTGCGGCAAAAGGCGAAGAAAACTTTATAGCCGAAGTTTCAATGGACGAAACAGACGCTCCTCAATCTCCATCGGAGCTGCTGGTGATTCTGGCGGCACTGGCGGACCAAAAAGTGCGTGTGCAGACGATCGCTCCCAAGTTCACGGGCAGATTCAACAAAGGGGTCGACTATGTCGGAAATCTTGTGCAGTTCGAAAAGGAATTCAGCGAGGATCTCGCTGTTATCGCTCACGCTGTCGCTCAGTATGGATTGCCGTCGAATCTGAAGCTCAGCGTTCACAGCGGAAGCGATAAGTTCAGCATCTACCCGATCATTCGACGATGCCTTGCTGCCACAGGTGCAGGCTTACATTTGAAGACCGCTGGAACGACATGGCTTGAAGAACTCATCGGACTTGCCGAAGCCGGTGGAGACGGGCTTGAACTGGCAAAAGAAATCTACGCATACGCGCTCGAACACGTGGATGAGCTCTGCTCGCCTTATGCCAGTGTGATCGACATTGATAAGTCTAAACTCCCCACAGCAGAAACAGTGAATCGTTGGGGTGGCAGCCAGATGGCGAGCGTTCTTCGTCACATCCCTGGACATCCGGAATTCAATGCTCATGTGCGGCAGTTGCTGCATGTCTCGTTCAAGATTGCGGCCAGGGCAGGCAGTCAATACACCGATCTACTGAAATTCAACGAAGAAATCGTCGGGCAACAAGTGACAGAAAACATCTTCGATCGCCACATGAAGCCGCTGTTTCTGGAGTAA